A single region of the Vespula pensylvanica isolate Volc-1 chromosome 8, ASM1446617v1, whole genome shotgun sequence genome encodes:
- the LOC122631364 gene encoding calcineurin subunit B type 2 — MGNESSLPMELCSNFDVDEIRRLGKRFRKLDLDNSGALSIDEFMSLPELQQNPLVQRVIDIFDADGNGEVDFKEFIHGVSQFSVKGDKESKLRFAFRIYDMDNDGFISNGELFQVLKMMVGNNLKDTQLQQIVDKTILFADKDEDGKISFEEFCSVVGNTDIHKKMVVDV; from the exons ATG GGTAACGAAAGTTCGCTGCCTATGGAATTATGCTCAAACT TTGATGTGGATGAAATTAGAAGATTGGGAAAACGTTTTCGGAAGCTAGATTTGGACAACAGTGGTGCACTTAGTATTGATGAGTTCATGTCCTTACCTGAGTTACAACAAAACCCTTTAGTTCAACGTGTCATCGACATTTTTGATGCAGATGGTAATGGTGAAGTAGatttcaaagaatttattcATGGAGTTTCACAGTTTAGTGTTAAG GGTGATAAAGAAAGTAAACTACGATTTGCATTCAGAATTTATGACATGGATAATGATGGTTTTATAAGCAATGGAGAATTGTTTcaagtattaaaaatgatggtaggaaataatttaaaagacaCACAATTACAGCAAATTGTTgataaaactatattatttGCTGATAAAGATGAAGATGGCAAGATCAGTTTTGAAGAATTTTGTTCG gTTGTTGGTAATACAGACATTCACAAAAAAATGGTTGTGGATGTTTAA